A region of Carboxydocella sporoproducens DSM 16521 DNA encodes the following proteins:
- a CDS encoding ParM/StbA family protein: MKDYLTVGADLGNDAFKIIGPTKREFCILNISAPWHARRVVNDDTRNPLNLLEVEILSSGQNLGRYFVGKMAYNFNRGIIKERTVADRHKGKAKDLQTRIVLLTAIAVSLLKPNCKQIKEEIILGTMLPTEEYFANQQDNINILRNSLLGTHKVKFLNPIFNGVEVEFDILEVDIQPEGLCALNALMYDEEGEIIQQVASRFGEKMILGLDIGSLTSDVTVLDNLEPRTFFGIDRGTIDPANRILDYIKTEYKVSIPRHKVDSVIIGDGNLLCYGKEIPEFNQICRQYIEQEGRQLIEEFISKATAAGIQLPDISGLILYGGGSLLYKDIIKELLEPVPLLFAENPIMLNALGAWKNARILSKRFVKNSDSVEKEEFSLLSLR, translated from the coding sequence ATGAAGGATTATTTAACCGTGGGTGCAGATTTGGGTAATGATGCATTTAAAATTATCGGGCCTACAAAAAGGGAATTTTGTATATTAAATATATCGGCTCCCTGGCATGCCAGAAGAGTTGTAAATGATGATACTCGTAACCCGTTAAACCTCCTGGAAGTAGAAATCTTGAGCTCCGGGCAAAATCTGGGCAGATATTTCGTCGGAAAAATGGCCTATAATTTTAACAGAGGTATCATAAAAGAGAGGACTGTTGCTGACCGGCATAAGGGCAAGGCCAAAGATTTGCAAACTAGAATTGTCCTCTTGACTGCGATTGCAGTTTCGCTGCTGAAACCCAACTGTAAGCAGATAAAAGAAGAAATAATTCTCGGCACAATGCTACCAACCGAGGAATATTTTGCTAATCAACAGGATAATATTAATATTTTGCGTAATTCCTTGCTTGGAACTCATAAAGTTAAATTCTTAAATCCGATATTTAATGGAGTGGAAGTGGAATTTGATATATTGGAAGTGGATATTCAGCCCGAAGGTCTCTGTGCTTTAAATGCACTGATGTATGATGAAGAAGGAGAAATTATACAGCAAGTGGCAAGCCGTTTTGGGGAAAAGATGATTTTGGGGCTAGATATCGGCTCATTAACCTCTGACGTAACTGTGCTGGACAATCTGGAACCGCGTACTTTTTTTGGGATTGACCGTGGGACCATTGATCCCGCAAACCGAATTTTAGACTACATAAAAACTGAATATAAAGTGAGTATACCAAGGCATAAAGTAGATAGTGTTATTATTGGTGACGGAAATTTACTATGTTATGGCAAAGAAATACCTGAATTCAATCAGATATGTCGGCAGTACATAGAACAGGAAGGTAGACAATTGATAGAAGAGTTTATTTCCAAGGCGACAGCTGCAGGCATCCAGTTGCCGGATATTTCCGGACTAATTTTATATGGTGGTGGTTCGCTGTTATATAAAGATATTATCAAGGAATTATTGGAGCCCGTGCCTTTGCTATTTGCCGAAAACCCCATTATGCTTAATGCTTTAGGTGCCTGGAAGAATGCCAGAATACTGAGTAAACGTTTTGTTAAGAATTCCGATAGTGTAGAAAAAGAAGAATTTAGTCTACTGTCTTTGAGGTAA
- a CDS encoding double zinc ribbon domain-containing protein — translation MAGSIDTCEKCGKPVREEWNYCPFCKHQPVLTRCPHCLKKVKLRWQYCPFCRANIKGNRTTATINAEANAWLRAILESTVATK, via the coding sequence TTGGCTGGTTCAATTGATACATGTGAAAAATGCGGGAAGCCTGTCAGAGAAGAATGGAACTACTGCCCTTTTTGTAAACATCAGCCAGTACTTACCCGCTGTCCGCATTGTCTAAAAAAAGTAAAACTGCGCTGGCAGTATTGTCCTTTTTGTCGCGCCAATATCAAGGGAAACCGCACGACTGCCACAATAAACGCAGAAGCTAATGCCTGGCTCCGAGCAATATTGGAATCCACTGTAGCCACGAAATAA
- the dtd gene encoding D-aminoacyl-tRNA deacylase, whose product MRAVVQRARYGRVTVAGQVIGEIGPGLVVLLGVGQDDREEDARYLAEKIAHLRIFPDQEGKLNLSVKDSGGEVLLVSQFTLYGDCRKGRRPSFTEAAPPEQALALYERVRALLEEHGIKVATGQFQAEMLVELANDGPVTMLLDSKRIF is encoded by the coding sequence ATGAGGGCAGTAGTGCAACGGGCCCGTTACGGTCGGGTAACAGTAGCCGGTCAAGTTATAGGGGAAATCGGACCTGGTTTGGTGGTGTTATTAGGAGTAGGGCAGGACGATAGGGAGGAAGATGCCCGCTATTTGGCAGAGAAAATTGCCCATCTCCGCATTTTTCCCGACCAGGAGGGTAAACTCAACCTGTCGGTAAAGGATAGCGGTGGAGAGGTATTGCTGGTGTCCCAGTTCACCCTTTATGGCGACTGCCGCAAAGGACGGCGGCCCAGTTTTACTGAAGCGGCGCCACCGGAACAGGCTCTGGCCCTTTATGAGCGGGTAAGGGCCTTGCTGGAAGAACATGGGATAAAAGTGGCGACTGGCCAATTCCAGGCCGAAATGCTGGTAGAGCTGGCCAATGACGGCCCGGTGACCATGTTGCTGGACAGTAAACGCATATTTTAA